The Gordonia sp. KTR9 genome contains a region encoding:
- a CDS encoding aminotransferase class I/II-fold pyridoxal phosphate-dependent enzyme: MTVVTDPEIVDPSWLLARVADRRGELADAVADLVHSGELPPGSRLPTVRTLAKVSDLSVGSILQAWGKLQEQGIVQTRRRGGTVVLPPEDSVPERGLREWRGVDLAQNAPDLALQPSLSDALVASLGAETLNVFGREIMTERLRAAASPTWPFEPQAWATAGGGTEALLLAIEAAAPVGSTIAVDEPLGPGVLDTIRDLGLIAIGIGTDAHGPRADELDAALRAGASAFVFQPGAPFGVDHVVTDERAGELARVLERHPAVWIIEDDSIGPLESEPLPSLGGVFPDRVVRIRSYCKAYGIDVRTSVLGGSRHLIDAAMKKRSHGVGSNSRILQNTLAYLIASDDAERAVARARERYASRRAQLLAALRERGIEAFAGPRSLVVWVPVEDETAGLVALARQGISVGSGSRSFVDVRDRHMLRISATQLPDDAESIRQLADLVAVAITESSREFFD, from the coding sequence GTGACGGTAGTCACCGACCCGGAGATCGTCGACCCGTCATGGCTGTTGGCGCGGGTGGCCGACCGCCGTGGTGAATTGGCGGATGCGGTCGCTGATCTCGTTCACTCGGGCGAACTCCCCCCGGGGTCCAGACTGCCGACCGTCCGTACGTTGGCGAAGGTCAGTGACCTCAGCGTCGGTTCGATCTTGCAGGCGTGGGGAAAACTTCAGGAACAGGGGATCGTTCAGACCCGGCGTCGTGGTGGCACCGTGGTACTCCCTCCGGAGGACAGCGTTCCCGAGCGGGGTCTTCGCGAGTGGCGCGGCGTCGACCTCGCTCAGAATGCCCCGGACCTGGCACTGCAGCCGTCCTTGTCCGACGCGCTGGTCGCGAGTCTCGGTGCCGAGACCCTCAATGTTTTCGGCCGCGAGATCATGACCGAACGTCTGCGAGCCGCGGCGTCGCCGACCTGGCCCTTCGAGCCGCAGGCATGGGCCACCGCCGGCGGCGGCACCGAGGCGCTGTTACTCGCGATCGAGGCCGCGGCGCCCGTCGGATCCACCATCGCCGTGGACGAACCACTCGGACCGGGAGTGCTGGACACGATCCGTGACCTGGGCCTGATCGCAATCGGCATCGGTACCGACGCGCACGGGCCTCGCGCGGACGAACTCGACGCCGCACTTCGGGCGGGAGCATCCGCCTTCGTGTTCCAGCCAGGTGCCCCGTTCGGCGTCGACCACGTCGTCACAGATGAGCGGGCCGGCGAGCTCGCGCGGGTCCTGGAGCGTCATCCTGCTGTCTGGATCATCGAGGACGATTCGATCGGGCCGCTGGAATCAGAACCGCTCCCGTCCCTCGGTGGCGTTTTCCCGGACCGGGTCGTCCGAATTCGGAGCTACTGCAAGGCTTATGGCATCGACGTCCGAACCTCGGTGCTCGGAGGTTCGCGGCACCTGATCGACGCCGCGATGAAGAAGCGCAGTCACGGCGTCGGGTCCAACAGCAGGATCTTGCAGAACACGCTGGCCTATCTGATCGCGAGTGACGACGCCGAGCGAGCCGTCGCCCGAGCGCGCGAGCGATACGCGTCCCGGCGTGCACAACTGCTGGCCGCGCTGCGCGAGCGAGGCATCGAGGCCTTCGCGGGACCGCGGAGTCTGGTGGTGTGGGTGCCTGTGGAGGACGAGACGGCAGGGCTCGTTGCTCTTGCCCGGCAGGGGATCTCGGTCGGTTCCGGATCCCGGTCGTTCGTCGATGTCCGCGACCGCCACATGTTGCGCATCTCGGCGACCCAGCTACCCGACGACGCCGAGAGCATCCGGCAACTCGCGGACCTCGTGGCGGTGGCCATCACAGAGTCGTCGCGGGAGTTCTTCGATTGA
- a CDS encoding LLM class flavin-dependent oxidoreductase: MLRRQLKLGAVLTPTGGPGHPYTWLDPEIPGDASVDIDWYIEYARLAEEAKFDLVFIVDSQFITADSPPHYLNRLEPLTLLSALAVSTNNIGLVGTLTTSYNQPFNVARRFASLDLISRGRAGWNVVTSGDGGTAGNYGLDEHYDYATRYGRAAEHLEVVQALWDSYEDDAFVRDRATKRFLDPSRQHTLNHRGEYFSVTGPLNISRSAQGQPVIFQAGDSDQGRDLGARFGEGIFTHAPNFEAGVAFYSDIKSRAAAYGRSPEELVVLPGAFITVGDTDDEAREIERETQLADNDFQRSLRELGRPFGWHDFSRYDLDAPFPQEALADAERSFYTQAKKITELASANGFTLRQTVETLNAPKKSPFTGSAETVANELQRWLDGRALDGINIHIGHPAQFRRFVGEVLPILRERGAVRDEYEHDTLRGNLGLPFIENRYTRSRSENGAEPTPIDTAVPATV; this comes from the coding sequence ATGTTGAGACGGCAGCTGAAGCTGGGCGCAGTCCTCACTCCGACCGGCGGTCCCGGCCACCCGTACACGTGGCTCGACCCGGAGATCCCGGGCGACGCGAGCGTCGACATCGATTGGTACATCGAATACGCGCGCCTCGCCGAAGAGGCGAAGTTCGATCTGGTGTTCATCGTCGACAGCCAGTTCATCACCGCCGATTCCCCACCGCACTACCTGAACCGGCTCGAGCCCCTGACCCTTCTCTCCGCTCTCGCGGTGTCCACCAACAACATCGGGCTCGTCGGCACTCTGACCACTTCGTACAATCAGCCCTTCAACGTGGCTCGCCGGTTCGCATCACTCGACCTGATCAGCCGGGGACGCGCCGGCTGGAATGTGGTGACGAGTGGTGACGGTGGCACGGCAGGAAACTACGGGCTGGACGAGCACTACGACTACGCCACGCGCTACGGCCGCGCCGCCGAACACCTCGAGGTCGTCCAGGCTCTCTGGGATTCGTACGAGGACGACGCGTTCGTCCGCGACCGGGCCACGAAGCGTTTCCTCGATCCGTCGAGGCAGCACACGCTCAACCATCGCGGTGAGTACTTCTCGGTGACGGGTCCGCTCAACATCTCCCGATCCGCCCAGGGACAGCCGGTGATCTTCCAGGCCGGAGACTCCGATCAGGGACGTGACCTGGGTGCTCGGTTCGGTGAAGGTATCTTCACGCACGCACCGAATTTCGAAGCGGGCGTTGCGTTCTACTCCGACATCAAGTCGCGCGCAGCGGCGTACGGGCGGTCGCCGGAGGAGCTTGTCGTCCTCCCCGGGGCGTTCATCACCGTAGGTGACACCGATGATGAAGCCCGGGAGATAGAGCGCGAGACCCAGCTGGCAGACAACGATTTTCAGCGCTCACTCCGAGAGCTGGGCCGACCCTTCGGTTGGCACGACTTCAGCCGGTACGACCTCGACGCTCCCTTCCCGCAGGAAGCCCTCGCCGACGCCGAACGAAGCTTCTACACACAGGCGAAGAAGATCACCGAGCTCGCGTCGGCGAACGGCTTCACCCTGCGGCAGACCGTGGAGACGCTGAACGCGCCCAAGAAGTCTCCGTTCACCGGTAGCGCCGAGACCGTGGCAAACGAACTGCAGCGTTGGCTCGACGGTCGTGCTCTGGACGGCATCAACATTCACATCGGTCATCCGGCTCAGTTCCGTCGCTTCGTCGGCGAGGTCCTGCCGATCCTCCGGGAGCGGGGTGCGGTCCGTGACGAGTACGAGCACGACACCCTGCGCGGCAACCTGGGCCTGCCGTTCATCGAGAACCGTTACACCCGTTCACGGTCCGAGAACGGCGCGGAGCCCACGCCGATCGACACCGCCGTTCCCGCGACGGTCTGA
- a CDS encoding ABC transporter substrate-binding protein — protein sequence MKLTRRRKALVALVAVSLLALAGCGSPSGSSAGNVVKWGQSGPPPGDWDPVVTGATGATINLTPIYEPLLTQDENGNPAPALAESWKYNADGTAVTFTLRPGLTFHDGSPVNADALKYYIDRAINQENSALIGSYRNIKDVVVDDDLNFTVNLKSVDYQIPYLFSIRAGLITSKAASEKDVEALNTRNPVGAGPFKVVELVPESHIILEKFQGYWDADNIKIDRMEIRFGNDPTSLVSSAQTGVYNFVTLDQNQVQRARDAGLNVVRDISKNWSVQFLSVNRNLEPFDDPRVVEAFRAAVNSQEFVDKVTVGEGQVAHQLLPKGHPLYAEELEGAFPYDPSKAKSLLAAAGYPDGLDITLDSAPFVPDSQLELIQSQFAAIGVRVSINKNPNWSKGYFAKSQAFSTYGYVGRNSQAQTLTEHYDVGGVLNLSSPYSPGAFQSALAALRATPIDAADYPDKARETSVAGFLEGSTIPLYAQAITWAASADLSSDFDNREGFLNWRGITVGANS from the coding sequence ATGAAGCTCACCCGCCGCCGCAAGGCACTCGTAGCACTCGTTGCCGTCTCCTTACTGGCGCTCGCGGGCTGTGGGTCGCCGAGCGGTTCCTCCGCCGGCAACGTCGTCAAGTGGGGCCAGTCCGGACCTCCACCGGGGGACTGGGACCCGGTCGTCACCGGCGCGACAGGTGCGACCATCAACCTCACGCCGATCTACGAGCCGCTGCTCACCCAGGACGAGAACGGCAATCCCGCACCGGCGCTGGCCGAGAGCTGGAAGTACAACGCCGACGGGACCGCGGTGACCTTCACCCTCCGCCCGGGACTGACCTTCCACGACGGCAGTCCGGTGAACGCAGATGCGCTCAAGTACTACATCGACCGTGCGATCAACCAGGAGAACAGCGCGCTCATCGGGTCGTACCGGAACATCAAAGATGTGGTGGTGGACGACGATCTGAACTTCACCGTCAACCTGAAGAGCGTCGACTACCAGATCCCCTATCTGTTCAGCATTCGCGCCGGACTCATCACGAGCAAGGCGGCGAGCGAGAAGGACGTCGAGGCGCTCAACACCCGCAATCCCGTGGGCGCCGGTCCGTTCAAGGTCGTCGAACTCGTTCCCGAGTCACACATCATCCTGGAGAAGTTCCAGGGTTATTGGGACGCCGACAACATCAAGATCGACCGGATGGAAATCAGATTCGGCAACGATCCCACGAGTCTGGTGTCGTCGGCCCAGACCGGTGTCTACAACTTCGTGACCCTCGACCAGAACCAGGTGCAGCGGGCGCGCGACGCAGGCCTGAACGTCGTCCGGGACATCTCCAAGAACTGGTCGGTGCAGTTCCTCAGTGTCAATCGCAACCTCGAACCGTTCGATGACCCGCGCGTGGTCGAGGCATTCCGAGCCGCCGTCAACTCGCAGGAGTTCGTCGACAAGGTGACCGTGGGAGAAGGTCAGGTCGCGCATCAGCTACTCCCCAAGGGACACCCGCTGTATGCCGAAGAACTCGAGGGTGCGTTCCCGTATGACCCCTCGAAGGCCAAGAGCCTCCTCGCCGCAGCCGGTTACCCAGACGGTCTGGACATCACGCTCGATTCCGCTCCCTTCGTGCCCGATTCCCAGCTCGAGCTGATCCAGTCGCAGTTCGCCGCGATCGGTGTGCGTGTCAGCATCAACAAGAACCCGAACTGGTCGAAGGGGTACTTCGCCAAGAGCCAGGCGTTCTCCACCTACGGGTACGTCGGCCGGAACTCCCAGGCGCAGACGCTGACCGAACACTATGACGTCGGCGGGGTGCTCAATCTCAGTTCCCCGTACTCCCCAGGCGCATTCCAGTCCGCCCTGGCCGCGTTGCGGGCGACGCCGATCGACGCTGCCGACTACCCGGACAAGGCACGGGAGACATCGGTCGCCGGATTCCTGGAGGGCTCCACCATCCCGCTCTACGCACAAGCCATCACCTGGGCGGCGTCGGCGGACCTCTCGTCGGACTTCGACAATCGCGAGGGGTTCCTGAACTGGCGCGGAATCACCGTCGGCGCCAACAGCTGA
- a CDS encoding LLM class flavin-dependent oxidoreductase yields the protein MSLLPVRPGLALFEVPLTETDAAAGYDVLLTNAVRAESLGYQTYWVAEGRFSNIGLPSSLVLLSALSQRTQRLRLGTAVIPLAFDHPLRLAESAAVVNTLSGDRLELGVGKGNGGGFSTAAYNVYDLDEAQRESLYHDALTRLRDAFHLEHVSEGQAFGFYPPAGQLPQRLWQATSKPDTARDIGRSGDGLQLHRFAQGGPTGEVQALLVEAYVNELPSDRTPRIGVSRSVLPAESKEDARRLFADYLERYPTALPWANPGSSPADLMRDFYILHGTPEEIVAELAADSAANAATDYLFSVPLGLSDHHYRESLAVIAEAIHPQLPAAPYPEAGLAHAAAPVAVG from the coding sequence ATGTCTCTCCTTCCTGTTCGCCCCGGACTCGCCCTGTTCGAGGTGCCGCTCACCGAGACGGACGCCGCCGCGGGTTATGACGTGCTTCTCACGAACGCGGTGAGAGCGGAATCGCTCGGTTACCAGACGTACTGGGTGGCCGAGGGCCGGTTCTCCAACATCGGTCTTCCCTCTTCGCTCGTCCTGCTCAGTGCTCTGTCGCAGCGCACACAGCGGCTGCGCCTCGGTACCGCGGTCATCCCGTTGGCATTCGATCATCCACTGCGACTTGCCGAGTCGGCCGCGGTCGTCAACACACTGAGTGGGGATCGGCTCGAACTCGGTGTCGGTAAGGGCAATGGAGGCGGGTTCTCCACCGCCGCGTACAACGTGTACGACCTGGACGAGGCGCAGCGCGAGAGTCTGTATCACGACGCGCTGACGCGGCTGAGGGACGCTTTCCACCTCGAACACGTCTCGGAGGGGCAGGCTTTCGGCTTCTATCCGCCCGCAGGGCAGCTACCGCAACGACTGTGGCAGGCGACGTCGAAGCCGGACACCGCGCGTGACATCGGGCGATCCGGAGATGGTCTGCAACTCCACCGGTTTGCGCAGGGCGGACCCACCGGCGAGGTGCAGGCGCTCCTCGTCGAGGCGTATGTGAATGAGCTTCCGTCCGACCGCACACCCCGGATCGGGGTGTCCCGTTCGGTTCTTCCTGCGGAGAGCAAGGAGGACGCGAGACGCCTGTTCGCCGACTACCTCGAGCGCTACCCGACGGCGCTGCCGTGGGCCAACCCCGGCTCGTCGCCCGCAGACCTCATGCGCGACTTCTACATCCTGCACGGCACCCCGGAGGAGATCGTCGCCGAACTCGCTGCGGACTCGGCGGCGAACGCGGCGACCGACTACCTCTTCAGCGTGCCGCTGGGCCTGTCCGATCACCACTATCGCGAGAGTCTGGCGGTGATCGCCGAGGCGATTCATCCCCAGCTGCCGGCGGCGCCGTACCCCGAGGCCGGCCTGGCGCACGCTGCCGCGCCGGTCGCGGTCGGCTGA
- a CDS encoding ABC transporter permease → MVIAQVSEPHNREPAALTPSSVRPRRRSSRTATARRIGVTVLRSIGIFIPVFIIATFITFSLQAISGLSPAYLQAGDNATPELVAQIEREWGLDRPFLIQYFDWFGSVLRGDLGNSWHNGFPVSEILFDRALISLSIAGLALVIGVVVGLLLGGLAASRPTSLLDRSITAFSTLISTMPPFIVGILLVSIFAVGLGWFPAAGYTPMSEGFGSWLWFATLPAIALSVDTVAEVARQTRVGLVDAYDQNYIIGAQVRGLGSRRIFFVHALRNGIGPTLALLGLKFPALLGGAVVTEAIFGIAGYGRFAADAAQRGDVPAVQGVLVISIVLVVGFNLIVNILLNRLVPASTRGL, encoded by the coding sequence ATGGTCATCGCACAGGTGAGCGAGCCTCACAACCGAGAACCCGCAGCCCTGACTCCGAGCAGTGTCCGGCCACGGCGTCGGAGTTCGCGAACGGCGACCGCACGACGTATCGGGGTCACTGTCCTGCGTTCGATCGGGATCTTCATTCCGGTCTTCATCATCGCCACCTTCATCACGTTCTCGCTGCAGGCGATCAGCGGCCTCAGTCCGGCCTATCTCCAGGCGGGTGACAATGCCACGCCCGAACTCGTCGCCCAGATCGAACGCGAGTGGGGACTCGACCGTCCCTTCCTGATCCAGTACTTCGACTGGTTCGGTTCGGTCCTGCGCGGAGATCTCGGCAACAGCTGGCACAACGGGTTCCCGGTGTCGGAGATCCTCTTCGACCGCGCGCTCATCAGCCTGTCCATCGCGGGCTTGGCACTTGTCATCGGAGTGGTGGTGGGGCTGCTGCTCGGCGGATTGGCGGCCTCTCGACCGACCTCGCTCCTCGACCGGTCGATCACCGCCTTCTCCACCCTGATCTCCACCATGCCGCCGTTCATCGTGGGCATCCTTCTCGTGTCGATCTTCGCCGTCGGTCTCGGATGGTTCCCCGCAGCCGGATACACGCCGATGTCCGAGGGCTTCGGGTCCTGGCTCTGGTTCGCCACCCTGCCCGCGATCGCCCTCAGCGTCGACACCGTGGCCGAGGTCGCGCGCCAGACACGAGTCGGCCTCGTCGACGCCTATGACCAGAACTACATCATCGGCGCACAGGTTCGTGGGCTCGGATCCCGACGCATCTTCTTCGTCCACGCCCTCCGGAACGGTATCGGCCCGACTCTGGCGCTCCTCGGACTCAAATTCCCCGCGCTGCTCGGTGGCGCGGTCGTCACCGAGGCCATCTTCGGTATCGCGGGGTACGGCAGGTTCGCGGCCGACGCGGCACAACGGGGCGACGTGCCCGCGGTCCAAGGCGTCCTGGTCATCTCGATCGTGTTGGTGGTCGGGTTCAACCTGATCGTCAACATCCTCCTGAACCGACTGGTGCCCGCGTCGACGAGAGGTCTCTGA
- a CDS encoding ABC transporter permease, protein MIRDIWAVRSGRVALIVIGIAFFLVVFGPLLAPYDPLEGSPDILAGPSAQHWFGTDYLGRDTLSRLLAGTPLSLLSAVQVAVIGLVIGAVPGVLSVYSGRVFEWSTLRLVDTLVALPFLVFAVAVTALLGNAVTQAMIVVGVLTAPAFYRVARAATLAVAHSQYVEAARIAGADVSWIVRKHVAKKVLPAVAVVFASTLGIGLITVAALSFLGIGVQPPAPTWGGMLASDLGYLTFRPYAPLIPAIPIIIVVWAFNVLADVIRDVRGVSGRQLLTRPRRRDATTAPSATTQGA, encoded by the coding sequence ATGATTCGCGACATCTGGGCGGTCCGCAGCGGCCGCGTTGCCCTGATCGTCATCGGCATCGCCTTCTTCCTCGTCGTCTTCGGCCCGCTACTGGCGCCGTACGACCCGTTGGAGGGCTCGCCGGACATTCTCGCCGGTCCCTCGGCCCAGCATTGGTTCGGAACCGACTACCTCGGTCGCGACACCCTCAGCCGACTGCTGGCCGGAACCCCGTTGAGTCTGCTCAGCGCTGTCCAGGTCGCGGTGATCGGACTCGTGATCGGCGCCGTGCCCGGCGTGTTGTCGGTCTACTCGGGCCGGGTGTTCGAATGGTCGACGCTCCGCCTCGTCGACACCCTCGTCGCACTACCGTTCCTCGTCTTCGCCGTTGCGGTGACCGCTTTGCTCGGTAACGCTGTCACGCAGGCGATGATCGTCGTCGGTGTGCTCACCGCGCCCGCCTTCTACCGTGTCGCCCGCGCCGCGACGCTCGCGGTGGCACATTCTCAGTACGTCGAAGCAGCCCGTATCGCCGGCGCCGACGTGTCCTGGATCGTGCGGAAACATGTGGCCAAGAAGGTTCTCCCGGCCGTCGCGGTCGTGTTCGCGAGCACCCTCGGCATCGGACTCATCACCGTCGCGGCGCTGAGCTTCCTCGGCATCGGTGTCCAGCCGCCCGCCCCGACCTGGGGCGGAATGCTCGCTTCGGACCTGGGGTACCTCACCTTCCGTCCCTACGCCCCGTTGATCCCGGCGATTCCCATCATCATCGTGGTCTGGGCGTTCAACGTTCTGGCCGACGTCATCCGCGATGTCCGAGGCGTCTCCGGCCGTCAGCTACTCACTCGTCCGCGTCGCCGGGACGCGACCACGGCGCCATCCGCCACGACACAGGGAGCCTGA
- a CDS encoding ABC transporter ATP-binding protein produces MSTQTTLPQTTAAQTSAAQATSVRMSETNSETTDSTTPETILRVDGLRITDEVSGSVLVGGVDFELRRGETLGIVGESGSGKSISLRAVLGLLPNGLSVTGGTIELFGEDISGHSVTDWNRLRGTGITAVFQDPGSYLNPSISIGKQIAEVLRVKRGLGRRAAGRRALELLDEVRIREPEWVSRQYPHELSGGMLQRVALAIAVSLEPRILIADEATTALDVTVQAEVLDLIADLVERHNLSLIVVSHDLAVVSQVADQVIVFRDGLVVDRGRTSDVLHRPSHDYTRMLVDEHERYGIGKYTTEIAQTGAAHVV; encoded by the coding sequence ATGTCGACCCAGACAACCTTGCCCCAGACAACCGCAGCCCAGACAAGCGCGGCCCAGGCGACTTCGGTCCGGATGTCCGAGACAAATTCCGAGACAACCGATTCCACCACTCCGGAGACCATCCTGCGTGTGGACGGGCTCCGCATCACCGACGAGGTGAGTGGCTCCGTGCTCGTGGGCGGAGTCGATTTCGAACTCCGACGGGGTGAGACTCTCGGCATCGTCGGCGAGTCCGGCAGTGGAAAGTCGATCAGCCTGCGAGCGGTACTCGGTCTGTTGCCGAACGGCCTGTCGGTCACCGGAGGGACGATCGAACTGTTCGGTGAGGACATCTCCGGTCACAGCGTGACGGACTGGAACCGTCTTCGCGGCACCGGGATCACCGCCGTCTTCCAGGACCCGGGGTCGTATCTGAACCCGTCCATCTCGATCGGGAAGCAGATCGCGGAAGTCCTGCGGGTCAAACGTGGACTCGGGCGTCGGGCCGCCGGCCGTCGAGCGCTCGAATTGCTCGACGAGGTGCGAATCCGGGAGCCCGAGTGGGTTTCTCGCCAATACCCGCATGAGCTCTCGGGCGGGATGCTGCAACGGGTCGCCCTCGCCATCGCGGTCTCGCTCGAGCCTCGCATCCTGATCGCCGACGAAGCGACGACAGCCCTCGATGTGACCGTTCAGGCCGAGGTCCTCGACCTCATCGCCGATCTCGTGGAACGACACAACCTCTCGCTCATCGTCGTATCGCACGACCTGGCGGTGGTGTCCCAGGTCGCCGACCAGGTGATCGTCTTCCGTGACGGCCTCGTCGTCGACCGCGGTCGCACGTCTGATGTCCTCCATCGCCCGAGCCACGACTACACCCGGATGCTCGTCGACGAGCACGAACGCTACGGCATCGGCAAGTACACGACGGAGATCGCACAGACGGGGGCCGCACATGTCGTCTGA
- a CDS encoding ABC transporter ATP-binding protein: MSSDRTPLLDVRDLGVSYGRGHRRQQVLRDVSFTIAPGEALGLVGETGSGKSTIARAVLGLADVDAGEIHIDGTEVTSFDRARWRTFRREGIVQYVFQDPLRSLDPERTIAQSLAEPLEISGRYRRDEVEAKVAARLASVSLDPDVLGRFPAEISGGQRQRVAVARALITDPRLIILDEPVSALDSANRVNVIEILASLRDSGTTLLFISHDLGSVAGVTDRLLVLYRGSIVEDGATDEVLRRPDHPYSRLLVKSAPTLRGGATDRLERERLRQLVAEHDGAV; the protein is encoded by the coding sequence ATGTCGTCTGACCGGACACCGCTTCTCGACGTCAGGGACCTGGGGGTGAGCTACGGTCGCGGACATCGTCGTCAACAGGTGCTCCGCGACGTCAGCTTCACGATCGCCCCGGGCGAGGCTCTCGGTCTGGTCGGTGAGACCGGTTCGGGCAAGTCCACCATCGCCCGAGCTGTCCTCGGCCTCGCCGACGTCGACGCCGGAGAGATACACATCGACGGAACTGAGGTGACGTCCTTCGACCGGGCGCGCTGGCGGACGTTTCGCCGAGAAGGCATCGTGCAGTACGTGTTTCAGGACCCGCTCCGCAGCCTCGATCCGGAGCGGACGATAGCCCAGTCGCTCGCCGAACCCCTCGAGATCAGTGGCCGATACCGCCGCGACGAGGTCGAGGCCAAGGTTGCGGCAAGACTCGCGAGCGTCTCGCTCGACCCCGATGTCCTCGGCCGGTTCCCCGCCGAGATCTCCGGCGGTCAGCGACAACGGGTCGCGGTCGCACGTGCGCTCATCACCGATCCGCGGTTGATCATCCTCGACGAGCCGGTCAGCGCTCTCGATTCGGCGAATCGGGTCAATGTGATCGAGATCCTCGCCTCGCTGCGTGACAGCGGCACCACACTGCTGTTCATCTCTCACGATCTCGGGTCGGTGGCCGGCGTGACCGACCGTCTCCTCGTTCTCTATCGCGGTTCGATCGTGGAAGACGGAGCCACCGACGAGGTGCTCCGTCGGCCCGATCACCCGTACAGCCGACTCCTCGTCAAGTCCGCACCGACCCTGCGTGGCGGGGCCACCGATCGGCTGGAACGCGAGCGGCTTCGGCAACTGGTCGCCGAGCACGACGGCGCCGTCTGA
- a CDS encoding phytoene desaturase family protein, with protein MGTEDSSYDDIVVGAGHNGLTAAAYLARAGRRVLVVEKADHVGGATVSATPFAGLPARLSRYSYLVSLMPREIIADLDLDISLIRRRYSSYTPLPSDPARAILVDNLDDAATAASFRQVTGSDIGFTAWQSFYRRLGVIADRVFPTMIQPLRTAAEMHDLVVGPDGFATDTSTAELWEALTTLPLGTLLRQYFDDDLVRGIAATDGLIGTFADLEDPTLRQNICFLYHIIGGGSGDWDVPVGGMGAVSGALYQAASSAGADIVTGVEITGVDPGDGTVETTGGTFRGSMLYAACAPQVFNTFLDGTPIPCEPEVRGSQLKINLLLDRLPRLRDGSVPPAAAFAGTFHINQTASQLHDAWRQADRGEVPALPPCEIYCHTLTDPSILGPELAGKHTLTLFGLHMPPEVFDEPGAVEHAVGATFASLNSVLGEPIQSVIAHDLNGRPCIEAKTPQDLEEAVGLPGGHIFHRPLQWPWAETASEVGRWAVETPHPRVLLCGAGARRGGGVSGIPGRNAAAAVLGADALGWPE; from the coding sequence ATGGGCACCGAAGACTCGTCGTACGACGACATCGTGGTCGGCGCCGGTCACAACGGGTTGACCGCGGCGGCGTATCTCGCCCGGGCCGGACGCCGCGTGCTGGTCGTGGAGAAGGCCGACCACGTCGGCGGCGCCACCGTGTCCGCGACGCCGTTCGCCGGTCTTCCCGCGCGGTTGTCGCGGTATTCGTACCTGGTCTCGCTGATGCCGCGCGAGATCATCGCCGACCTCGACCTCGACATCTCGCTCATCCGCCGGCGCTACTCGTCGTACACCCCGTTGCCGTCCGACCCGGCGCGCGCGATCCTGGTCGACAACCTCGACGACGCCGCGACGGCCGCGTCGTTCCGGCAGGTGACCGGCTCCGACATCGGCTTCACCGCATGGCAGTCGTTCTACCGCAGGCTCGGCGTGATCGCCGACCGCGTGTTCCCGACCATGATCCAGCCGCTGCGCACCGCCGCCGAGATGCACGACCTCGTCGTCGGCCCAGACGGGTTCGCCACCGACACCTCGACCGCCGAACTGTGGGAGGCGCTCACCACGCTGCCGCTCGGCACGCTCCTGCGCCAGTACTTCGACGACGACCTGGTCCGCGGGATCGCCGCCACCGACGGACTCATCGGCACCTTTGCCGACCTCGAGGATCCGACCCTGCGGCAGAACATCTGCTTCCTGTACCACATCATCGGCGGCGGATCCGGGGACTGGGACGTCCCGGTCGGCGGGATGGGCGCGGTGTCCGGCGCTCTCTATCAGGCCGCTTCCTCGGCAGGCGCCGACATCGTGACGGGAGTCGAGATCACGGGCGTCGATCCCGGAGACGGCACCGTCGAGACGACCGGCGGCACCTTCCGCGGCTCGATGCTCTACGCGGCGTGCGCGCCACAGGTGTTCAACACCTTCCTCGACGGGACGCCGATCCCCTGCGAGCCCGAGGTGCGCGGATCGCAGCTCAAGATCAACCTCCTGCTCGACCGGTTACCACGACTCCGCGACGGGTCGGTCCCGCCGGCGGCGGCGTTCGCCGGGACCTTCCACATCAACCAGACCGCCTCGCAACTGCACGATGCGTGGCGGCAGGCCGATCGCGGTGAAGTGCCCGCTCTCCCACCGTGCGAGATCTACTGTCACACTCTCACCGACCCGTCGATCCTCGGTCCGGAGCTCGCGGGCAAACACACGCTCACACTGTTCGGCCTGCACATGCCGCCCGAGGTGTTCGACGAACCCGGAGCCGTCGAGCACGCCGTCGGCGCAACCTTCGCTTCTCTCAATTCTGTACTGGGCGAACCGATTCAATCTGTCATCGCCCACGATCTGAACGGCCGGCCGTGCATCGAGGCGAAGACGCCGCAGGACCTGGAGGAGGCCGTCGGACTACCCGGCGGGCACATCTTCCACCGGCCGTTGCAGTGGCCGTGGGCCGAGACGGCGTCGGAGGTCGGCCGCTGGGCCGTGGAGACACCTCATCCGCGAGTGCTGTTGTGCGGCGCGGGCGCTCGTCGCGGCGGCGGGGTCAGCGGCATCCCGGGACGCAATGCCGCTGCCGCGGTCCTGGGTGCGGACGCACTCGGATGGCCCGAGTAA